The nucleotide window TGGGAGTTCATACTTTTGTGACGAATACTAATAATGGAAAATAGAGCAAGTCAGTGGAAGATAGATTCTAACATATGGGTACACATTTGCACCTTCCccttttaaacaaaaaacacgAGACTAATGGGTAGACCCGGTCAATATGGCAGGCTACACATAGGTCTGGACATGTATTTCGTTTTTGGGATTGTAAAGTGTaagtccctgttcacatctgcgtctgggcattacattgttctgctccgttagAGGAGCCGAACAAGGGAATACCGGAGGAAACAATTCTGTTGCAAAATGGACTTCACCGACGGCCgactgaacccattgactttattgggtTCCATCAGGGTGtgcgtggttttaccagaaacaatagtgcaacatgctgccctattgtttccagtaatctcTGCCAGATCTACGATGGAGGccttaatggagcctccaacgcagaggtAAACCGGTCCTAACCGTAGCCACTTATTTACTGCACATAAATATAAATGGATtattgcagaaaaaaataaatgatgtgtCTGTAGGAAGGAGACTAGTAGGACACACATGAAAACCTACCACTTCTATCTTGTAGTGGGACTTATTACTATGCAGAGCAGCCAGGGAGTTCAGGAAGGGGAACATATAGGGTTTAGAATTTCCCCAGCAGCTGATTAACAGTCGGACAGTCACATGTCTCTCGTAAATGGCTTTTCTCAGATGATTGTCAATTGCCGGCCAGTACCTTCAAAAACAAGGAAGGGAAAGACCAGTTACTGCAAACTAAAAGAAGGTCATGAAAGTGAAATGTAAACACACTAACTGAGCAGTCCAGAATTATCAGAAACACTTCTCACAAATACAAGACATTTAGGctcggttcacacgagcatgttcggtccgtaatggacggaacgtatttcggccggaagtcccggaccgaacacactgcagggagccgggctcctagcatcatagttatgtacgacgctaggagtccctgcctcgctgccggacaactgtcccatactgtaatcatgttttcagtacgggacagcagttccacggagaggcaggggctcctagcgtcgtacataactatgatgctaggagcccggctccctgcactgtgttcggtccgggacttccggccgaaatacgttccgtccattacggacgtaacatgctcgtgtgaacccagccttagaagaaTCACGTCTCAGTTCAGCAAACTTTGGTCACTGCTACAAACCATTGTGCTGTCACTTATAGGGGCGTCAAATGCCACGATTGACTATCGGAGGGCTGCATATCACATCCAATCATGAGCGAAAAAAGGCGTAGGCatagaaataaaatataaatttatatttCCATACTGGCAGTCTATGTTCCCTGCATATTATTGGATGCCGCCATGTCCTTCTTCAGGCTCCACACAGCGCTATGGTGTAGGGACTTATAACTGTACTACTACTGATCTGTATATGAACTCTGGGCTGAGCTATGGTCTATAACAATATAGCCAGGGTGATATTGCAGACTTTATAGAGAAGTCTCTCATACTTTGCATCATTTGCTTTGACAGCCATGTGGTGTATTGATCCCCATATTACCTCGGTGGTGTAGAAAACTCCTCAGTGGGTGTATAATCCATGACAGAAATATACACAAACTTCTTGGCGTCATCTATAATGGTCAGGATGGAGTCGATATCATCAGTTCTCCCCTTTGCAGACAATGGTGGAGGTGAGCTCTAGTGAAGAGTTAAAAAAGAAATTCTATATTAGTAAATGCTCCAGTTATTATGTACTGACATGACTGGAATACATGCGCACAGTAATGTTGTACTTACAGACAGATACACGTGGGATGCTGTGTTGTTTAGAGACACTTCCATTGGAGTTAGTTTGTTGAAAATGGTGGAGAATTTGTCGGGCCATGGAGAAGGAATAGTAGCGTTGGCTTCACCCAGTGCCCAATAAATCTCAAAGATTTTTCCCAAATCTTGGGCAAGACAACTACAGTTATAAACGGTGGCACCCAATTCTTTAACCTGTCAGTGAAATGTATCAATAAGAGTAAGAAACGTATCACTCAAGCCCAATGTGATCagcttaaagctggccatacacattacataaaaGTTAGCAGGATTGGCTGACGATCTAGTGTTTATGGGGCCTCTCTACTCTCCCCTGACAGAAGTTGTCGGGGGAAAGAAGAATCGGGCATATTGGATTTAGAAATCcctgatcctttgttcctgcAGGAGAAACAAAACGCTGCTcgatgtctggcagcggcttattctcCTTTTCCAATTAAAATTAGCATGTTATGCTCATTTGAACCTGCATGTTTATTGGTGGAGTTGTGAGAAACAGCGGTCAGAAAAATGAGCGTTAGACCGACAGTTATCTCAtatctatggccagcttaaagaggacttgtcactaggtcatataagtttaactggtttactgacttgaataccgctgtctccctgattccaagtttgtttgttttttccctaAACCCCcttccccgttccagagatacggCCCacagttgtgttggctccctatgtgCTAATTTGCTATAGTTATGCAACAGggagtgaactaccctcaagttgtttcacgctgattggtcagcatcagaggcagggaagctagctccaccccattggctaactacagcaaattagcatatagggtgcCAACTCAAAAATGGGCCATATCTCTAGATAAGGGAGGtccagaaaccccccccccccccaaaaactgAATTGGAATCAGGGAGGCAACGCTATTCagatcagttaaccagttcaacgtatatgacctagtgacaggtcctctttaataagaCTACGTCAATGTAGAAAACTGGATACATGCTACCTTATTAGAAAAGACACACCCGTCAAATCTGTTTATAGATACAATCAGCATCAGCGGACAGTGGAATCCCACAGATTTAGGTGGGATCTACCATCAATCTCATGTCTACGGTGACCAGGAGACCATTCCCAAACAGCACAGAGACTGGTTTCCTCCAGGATAAGTGGCACCATATATTTCGGACTGTCTCTTATCGGGCTGGCTAGAGTTGTGGAAATCGCTATTGGCAGAATTATGGATGGGCAAATGTTCATAGTGATTCTATGGATGTGAAAAGAGGTGAATGGTTGTCAGACACCTCAGGTGCCGTTTATCCCAAGTGATATATAATAGAATCAGACAGAAATAATCCTGCTGGACATATTAATTTCCCAATCACCCTCCCTTGATATCAGACTTAAGGCAATGTCCATTTTTGACAGATCCCACCAAAACGAATCCATATCAGTAAGAGATATTAGAACATTACCTGTGTTAATGATCTCCAGTCCATGTTGGCACTACCAATATATATGTGCTTGCCATCCACCACCCAGAATTTTGTGTGTAGCACACCAGTAGTCAAGTGAGGCATGTCTACAACACGAACCTCCGCTCCTAGGTCAAGAAAAGAACGAGAGATGATGATAAACCAACAGAAACATTATATGCAGACAATACATAGACAATCTGCAAGTTGCTGCAAGACGACTGTCAATGTTACTACATACTAGTAGTTCTTTTCAATAAATCCTTTATTTCTGCGGTATGCAAAGTTTAAACGTGTAAGATCTGGCCTAGATATGACCCACTGCAGGGATGTTGCGGGAAAGATAGCACGAAGACAAGAGATGTAGCTGCAAACTCAAATTTTACTATTTTCAGACCGGCGCCAATGGTGGACATGGCCACACGTATACTCTGCCAATGTGGGAGGCACAAAATGAGAGACGGCTCAGGCAGGCGATGATGGCTGGCTCGCCGTACAGTGTAACACACAGGGCCAAAGGCGCCCTTCCTGATACAGTGGATGATCTGCTCATAAAACCTCATAGGCTGCTAATGGCTGCTCACTTGCGGTTTGTGGGAAGGCTCCTACCCACACCGACCACTGCTCACACAATGGGGAGACTCCAGCCAACAACCCACTGCTCTCTTTTCAGAACCTCTGTCCCAGGGCAATCGATCAGCGCCGTCATATCCAGCAGCACCTCTCCTCCGCAGCTCTCACaaatctcttagggtatgttcacacgcactaattacggacgtaattcgggtgtttttgccccgaattacgtccgaaaaatgcgcctcgatagcgttgacaaacatctgcccattgaaagcaatgggctgacgtttgtctgttcacacgaggcgtatatttacgcgccgctgtcaaatgacctgtcacttctttgggcgtaattggagccgttattcattgactccaatgaaaagcagcgccaattacgtccgtaatggacgtggcgttcaagcgcctgctcatgccgttacggctgaaattacagggatgtttcctcctgaaaacatccccgtaatttcagccgttacggacgctgtcgtgtgaacatacccttatacagcacATAAGTCCAGGTCACTCCAGCTTTCTCCTGACGCGGACCAACGTTTAGCGGGCTCACCGCCATTTTATATTCTAAGCGCCACCCCCAACGTGATGACGTTGGATAGCCACGCTGCACATCATCACTCGGTCATAGAGCGGAGAGAAAAAAACGGCATCCGGGACGTACATCCCGGCACTTTAGAAACCAGCAAGCCAACCATCATTTGCCTTACCTGCAAATAATACAACATTACAGTATAAACAAAGTTAGTCAATATAACTTGCACTCTGCAACGCCACCTAGGGTGAAAAACAGCAGACAATAGCACAAAGTTAAAAACACAGTGCACAAATGACAATATTGTTCTTGCATAATATTTACAAAGCCACGGACGGCCCGAAACACAAGAACATGTAAGGTAACAATCCCTTTTAAACTTGGGGTTTTATGCCCCGCATTTTACAAACGCactgcagaattgtaaatgcagctctggactataaaacaGGCTATAGCCCGAGATTGATACAAGATAAGTCATGTAATTAATTTGCAAAGTAATTCAAATGTTTATTCAAATGAGgtctatatataaactgtaaattgGAGTTAAAAATGTGAACATACAATTTAACATGAGAAAAGATTTTTCCCAATTCCATTAATTTTAGGATGTAAACCAGTTCCTATTATTGAGCTGAAACGAGACTCTTGTGGGCTCTTACCGCTGTCCCTTAGTGCATTAATGTCCAAGTCTTTTGTTGGAGATCCTGATGGGTTGACCGCAACTCTTAGACTGATACCTCGCTGCTTTAACTTAATCATTTCTTGTAGGATTAGTTCTCCCTGTGAGCAAAATTATTTTCTTggttaaacattttttaatcGGTAAGGGCAAATAAAGTCGCATAGAATAATATAATGATCACCCCTCTAAAAGCCTACCTAAAGGCAGCCATATACATTAAATATCTGTTGGCCACTCCATCTAAACTGATTAGAtctgcccaaaaaataaa belongs to Rhinoderma darwinii isolate aRhiDar2 chromosome 8, aRhiDar2.hap1, whole genome shotgun sequence and includes:
- the PLD3 gene encoding 5'-3' exonuclease PLD3, with translation MKPKVVYKPISSPEEPENHFIYMGRLQNNARRYYQCALVIATVVTVLFCLMAAQLLLFPLLCTSSTERAENLANQDNSCSDPCNIVLVESIPEGLQYPPNSTINPSIFQSWMNLLSQAKSSVDIASFYWTLNNNDTHTKHPSAYQGELILQEMIKLKQRGISLRVAVNPSGSPTKDLDINALRDSGAEVRVVDMPHLTTGVLHTKFWVVDGKHIYIGSANMDWRSLTQVKELGATVYNCSCLAQDLGKIFEIYWALGEANATIPSPWPDKFSTIFNKLTPMEVSLNNTASHVYLSSSPPPLSAKGRTDDIDSILTIIDDAKKFVYISVMDYTPTEEFSTPPRYWPAIDNHLRKAIYERHVTVRLLISCWGNSKPYMFPFLNSLAALHSNKSHYKIEVKIFVVPVSPEQKMIPFARVNHNKYMVTDRVAYIGTSNWCGNYFTRTAGSALVVNQTCTANATNTLQKQLEAVFLRDWNSNYSHVIHSLTSYKTKCIF